A DNA window from Candidatus Eisenbacteria bacterium contains the following coding sequences:
- a CDS encoding TatD family hydrolase: protein MIDTHAHVGRPEFDLDRDEALARARGVGVSIVIEAGTDADSSRNAIALARRIPGVRAAVGFHPCDVAEARISEMEEIERLASEPEVVAIGETGLDAHWPDNAPAEVQEEFLRRHIALSKRVGKPLVLHHRKAGERVAEILEREGPPPAGGTFHCFAGDVALARRVIAMGFRIGVGGSATFKKSPTPAIIREAGVTNVILETDSPYLAPVPHRGKRNEPAYLALVRDQVAASLGMTPQAFEEATDASARSLFHI, encoded by the coding sequence ATGATCGACACCCACGCCCACGTGGGGAGGCCCGAGTTCGACTTGGACCGGGATGAAGCCCTGGCGCGAGCCCGGGGAGTCGGTGTTTCTATCGTCATCGAAGCGGGCACGGATGCCGATTCGTCCCGAAATGCCATCGCACTCGCCCGCCGGATCCCCGGGGTGCGCGCCGCGGTGGGCTTCCACCCGTGCGACGTGGCCGAGGCCCGAATCTCCGAAATGGAAGAAATCGAACGACTTGCGAGCGAGCCCGAGGTCGTCGCCATCGGCGAGACCGGGCTCGACGCCCACTGGCCGGACAACGCACCGGCCGAGGTTCAGGAGGAGTTCCTGCGCCGCCACATCGCCCTGAGCAAGCGGGTCGGGAAGCCCCTGGTCCTCCACCACCGGAAGGCGGGCGAGCGCGTGGCCGAGATCCTCGAGCGGGAGGGTCCGCCGCCGGCGGGGGGGACGTTCCACTGCTTCGCCGGGGACGTGGCCCTCGCGAGGCGCGTGATCGCGATGGGATTCCGGATCGGGGTGGGCGGGTCGGCGACGTTCAAGAAGAGCCCCACGCCCGCGATCATCCGGGAGGCCGGGGTGACGAACGTGATCTTGGAGACGGACTCCCCCTACCTGGCCCCCGTGCCGCACCGCGGCAAGCGCAACGAGCCGGCGTATCTCGCGCTCGTCCGGGACCAGGTGGCCGCCTCGCTCGGCATGACGCCACAGGCGTTCGAGGAGGCTACCGATGCCTCGGCCCGTTCTCTCTTCCACATCTAG